A window of Pusillimonas sp. T7-7 contains these coding sequences:
- a CDS encoding methyl-accepting chemotaxis protein codes for MRKPTFFTNMKIRSSLILVLVFFLIMLVAGAALGVLSLQANNRALNNIVLNQRLGASLYSVIDNYKNVQTILGRAVTSYMVNSDQQSYAIASEWGGTGGDTATSALSDESRALIDEARQQYDQSLVRFAGYREMAAKIPDPENRYARVVESYQTLMEGGVLPLLELLTQGKVAQYHEFLGGTTLFLEEDLYSALGSLESHQQRMIDSIYQSEGEHYKLVLQLVGAAMLVCVLIALLTYVFLGRMVLRPLSVAGRHFDRIANGDLTQRVEVKSHNEIGVLYEALRRMQESLTRTVSTVREGVEEITLGSREIFMGNTDLSSRTEQQAASLQETAASMEQLASTVRMNTDNALQADALAKGASDVAERGGQAVSVVVSTMSEISTSSHKMAEIVGVIDGIAFQTNILALNAAVEAARAGEQGKGFAVVAGEVRSLAQRSAQAAKEIKGLIEESQHKVQAGAQQASQAGEVMREVVGSVQGVTTIMGEIASASHEQSEGIEQVNQAVTQMDGVVQQNAALVEQAAAAAGSLQEQASRLAQAVAVFKLK; via the coding sequence ATGCGTAAGCCCACCTTTTTTACCAACATGAAGATACGCAGCAGCCTGATACTGGTGCTGGTCTTTTTTCTGATCATGCTGGTTGCCGGCGCTGCGCTGGGCGTGTTGTCGCTGCAGGCCAATAATCGCGCGCTGAACAATATTGTGCTGAACCAGCGGTTGGGCGCGAGCCTGTACTCTGTCATCGATAACTACAAAAATGTGCAGACGATATTAGGCCGGGCAGTGACCAGCTATATGGTCAACAGTGATCAGCAAAGCTATGCGATCGCCAGCGAATGGGGCGGCACTGGCGGCGATACCGCCACCTCGGCTTTAAGCGATGAGTCGCGAGCATTGATAGACGAAGCCCGTCAACAATACGATCAATCCCTGGTGCGCTTTGCCGGCTATCGCGAAATGGCGGCCAAGATACCCGATCCGGAAAACCGCTATGCCCGGGTGGTTGAAAGCTACCAAACGCTGATGGAAGGGGGGGTGCTGCCCCTGCTTGAACTGCTGACGCAGGGAAAGGTAGCCCAGTACCATGAGTTTCTGGGCGGCACCACCTTGTTCCTGGAAGAAGATCTTTATAGCGCTTTGGGCAGTCTTGAATCTCATCAGCAGCGCATGATCGACAGCATTTATCAAAGCGAAGGCGAGCATTACAAACTGGTGCTTCAGCTGGTTGGGGCCGCCATGCTGGTGTGCGTACTGATCGCTTTGCTGACTTATGTATTCCTGGGCCGCATGGTATTGCGTCCCTTGAGTGTGGCGGGCCGTCACTTTGACCGCATCGCGAACGGTGATCTGACGCAGCGGGTGGAGGTCAAGTCGCATAATGAGATTGGTGTGTTGTACGAGGCGCTGCGCCGCATGCAGGAAAGCCTGACGCGTACGGTGAGCACGGTGCGCGAAGGGGTGGAAGAGATCACCCTGGGCTCGCGCGAGATATTCATGGGCAATACCGACCTGAGCAGCCGCACCGAGCAGCAGGCGGCCTCGCTGCAAGAGACGGCGGCCAGCATGGAACAACTGGCGTCCACCGTGCGCATGAACACAGACAACGCCCTGCAGGCCGATGCGCTGGCCAAGGGCGCGTCCGATGTGGCCGAGCGCGGCGGCCAGGCGGTCTCGGTGGTGGTAAGCACCATGAGCGAGATCTCGACCAGCTCGCACAAGATGGCCGAGATTGTGGGCGTGATCGACGGCATTGCATTCCAGACGAACATTCTGGCGCTGAATGCGGCGGTCGAGGCCGCGCGCGCCGGCGAGCAGGGCAAGGGCTTTGCGGTGGTGGCGGGCGAGGTGCGCTCGCTGGCCCAGCGCAGCGCGCAGGCGGCCAAGGAGATCAAAGGGCTGATCGAGGAATCGCAGCACAAGGTCCAGGCTGGGGCCCAGCAGGCGAGCCAGGCGGGCGAGGTGATGCGCGAGGTGGTCGGTTCGGTGCAAGGGGTCACGACCATCATGGGCGAGATCGCCTCGGCCTCGCACGAGCAGTCCGAGGGAATCGAGCAGGTCAATCAGGCGGTCACGCAGATGGACGGGGTGGTGCAGCAAAATGCGGCGCTGGTCGAACAAGCGGCGGCCGCGGCCGGATCACTGCAAGAGCAGGCCTCGCGCCTGGCCCAGGCCGTGGCCGTATTCAAGTTGAAATAA
- a CDS encoding chemotaxis protein CheW: protein MFTKFESSTEHADTTGQEFLVFTLASQEYGIDILKVQEIRGYDAQTVTRIANVPSFVKGVTNLRGIIVPIVDMRIKFNLENVEYNHQTVVVILNLNSRVVGVVVDGVSDVLMLQQAQISAAPQFGTAFSTEYLMGIGTLGERMLILVDIEKLMTSEEMALVENAVV, encoded by the coding sequence ATGTTCACCAAGTTCGAATCCAGTACCGAGCACGCCGATACGACCGGGCAGGAGTTTCTGGTCTTTACACTGGCCTCGCAGGAATACGGCATAGACATTCTGAAGGTGCAGGAAATTCGCGGCTACGACGCGCAGACCGTGACACGCATCGCCAACGTGCCGTCTTTCGTCAAGGGCGTTACCAATCTGCGCGGCATCATCGTGCCGATTGTCGATATGCGCATCAAGTTCAACCTTGAAAACGTCGAGTACAACCATCAAACCGTGGTGGTAATTTTGAATCTGAACTCCCGGGTTGTGGGCGTGGTCGTGGACGGCGTGTCTGACGTGCTGATGCTGCAGCAGGCGCAAATCAGTGCCGCGCCTCAGTTCGGTACGGCATTTTCGACGGAGTACCTGATGGGTATAGGTACGCTGGGCGAACGCATGCTCATTCTTGTCGACATCGAAAAACTCATGACCAGCGAAGAAATGGCTTTGGTCGAAAACGCGGTTGTCTAA
- a CDS encoding CheR family methyltransferase has product MSSLAQSIFTMPDLPEVGHNDFERAARILHRRAGIVLGEHKREMAERTLAMRARAMKLDVVRQYLDHLEQNPQSGQWETFVNAFTINHTAFFREQHHFNILAKFARSRKKPLSVWCCAASTGEEPYSIAMTLRESCVAPETGVSILATDIDTRAVAAAQEGMYSDERAKPVPEAYLHKYFQRGTGRRAGMVRVKPILRNMIDFDVMNLLSQDWPAGQKFDAIFCRNTMIYFDKATQTKLLERFASVTKPGGLLFVGHSENFTYLTKAFRLQGQTVYVAT; this is encoded by the coding sequence ATGTCATCCTTGGCGCAGTCCATCTTCACCATGCCCGACTTGCCAGAGGTCGGGCATAACGATTTTGAGCGCGCCGCGCGCATTTTACATAGGCGCGCCGGCATTGTGCTTGGCGAGCATAAGCGCGAGATGGCCGAGCGTACTTTGGCCATGCGGGCTAGGGCGATGAAGCTGGACGTGGTCCGCCAATACCTGGACCACCTGGAACAAAATCCGCAGTCCGGCCAATGGGAAACCTTTGTCAACGCCTTTACGATCAACCATACGGCTTTTTTTCGGGAGCAGCACCACTTCAACATTCTGGCCAAATTTGCACGCTCCAGAAAGAAGCCCTTGTCGGTATGGTGCTGTGCCGCCTCTACGGGCGAAGAGCCTTATTCGATTGCCATGACGCTACGCGAGAGCTGTGTCGCGCCCGAGACGGGCGTGTCCATTTTGGCGACGGATATCGATACACGCGCTGTGGCGGCCGCACAAGAAGGCATGTATTCCGACGAGCGCGCCAAACCCGTGCCCGAAGCGTATTTGCATAAGTATTTCCAGCGGGGAACCGGGCGTCGGGCAGGCATGGTGCGGGTCAAGCCCATATTACGCAATATGATCGATTTCGACGTCATGAACCTGCTGTCGCAGGATTGGCCGGCGGGGCAGAAGTTCGATGCCATCTTCTGCCGCAACACCATGATTTACTTCGATAAGGCCACCCAGACCAAGCTGCTGGAACGCTTTGCAAGCGTGACCAAGCCTGGCGGCCTGCTGTTCGTGGGCCATTCCGAGAACTTTACCTATTTGACCAAGGCTTTTCGTCTGCAGGGGCAAACCGTCTATGTGGCGACCTAA
- the motB gene encoding flagellar motor protein MotB has translation MNKQEPRIVIRRKRSHVSVKHNDSWKIAYADFVTAMMAFFLVMWLVALVPQKDLQEMAEYFRMPLMTAVKGGPKNDTGSSVIPSGNPSIIPNPSPIASRGDARTEGDLRDVERLENLKAELETLIETDPILQQFRPQLLLDMTPDGLRIQIIDKQNRPMFATGSAQVQSYMRDILRQLGPTFNRLPNPLSISGHTDSIQYASGERDYSNWELSADRANAARRELVAGGMGESKVKRVLGLSSSVSLIKDNPAAAVNRRISIVVLNQRAERRIDEQNASGDSNVDVQELLAPIPGPALQLHHIPGLPVPIR, from the coding sequence ATGAATAAGCAAGAGCCGCGTATTGTTATCCGGCGCAAACGGTCTCACGTCAGTGTCAAGCATAACGACAGCTGGAAGATTGCCTATGCCGACTTTGTGACGGCAATGATGGCGTTTTTCCTGGTGATGTGGCTGGTGGCGCTGGTGCCGCAGAAAGACCTGCAGGAAATGGCCGAGTACTTTCGCATGCCGCTAATGACGGCGGTGAAGGGCGGGCCCAAGAATGACACAGGCAGCAGCGTGATTCCATCGGGGAATCCCAGCATTATTCCTAATCCCAGTCCTATTGCTTCGCGCGGCGATGCGCGCACCGAGGGAGACCTGCGCGACGTTGAACGCCTGGAGAATTTGAAGGCTGAACTCGAGACTCTGATAGAAACCGATCCGATCTTGCAGCAGTTCAGGCCGCAGTTGCTGCTGGACATGACGCCGGACGGCTTGCGCATCCAGATTATCGATAAGCAGAACCGGCCCATGTTTGCGACCGGCAGCGCTCAGGTGCAGTCGTATATGCGCGACATACTGCGCCAGTTGGGCCCCACGTTCAATCGTTTGCCCAACCCTCTGAGCATCTCGGGGCATACCGATTCTATTCAGTACGCCTCGGGCGAGCGCGATTACAGCAATTGGGAGCTTTCCGCTGATCGGGCCAATGCGGCGCGCCGGGAGCTGGTTGCGGGCGGCATGGGTGAAAGCAAGGTCAAGCGGGTGCTGGGTCTGTCTTCATCAGTCAGCCTGATTAAAGATAATCCGGCTGCTGCCGTAAACCGGCGTATCAGCATTGTTGTACTGAATCAACGTGCCGAGCGACGTATTGATGAGCAGAATGCTTCCGGTGATTCGAATGTTGATGTGCAGGAACTCCTGGCTCCGATTCCGGGCCCGGCGCTGCAACTGCATCACATTCCTGGGCTGCCCGTTCCAATACGCTAG
- the cheA gene encoding chemotaxis protein CheA: protein MSTGVDLSQFFETFFDEADELLSDMEQCLLALDIDQPDIGQLNAIFRAAHSIKGGAGTFGCFGHLADTTHLLENLLDAIRQGEMPLRKDMIDLFLETKDVLTDQVAAYRSSQEPDIAAYDRICAQLRELALEQGGQAPASSPASATPQPSAIPTAAESAAESVGQADPAVGIPLFVSLSRVNGKDADALAAEMALMGQVLHQERDGDSLGLWLDTTASADDLEAVCCFIVNADQVSVTRLALPAAALAGKAKATPPSAPAESEPAEPEPAPSESAATDPVTPAKPAALKGPTAASSSSTIRVGVEKVDQIINLVGELVITQAMLVQRSSTLDSVLHDRLLNGIEQLERNARDLQEAVMSIRMMPMDYVFSRFPRVVRESAAKLNKRIRLTTHGQATELDKSLIERIIDPLTHLVRNSIDHGIETPEARMAAGKDPEGHMTLSAQHHGGQIVIEVSDDGAGLNRERILKKAMAQGMAVTENTPDEELWQLIFAPGFSTADKVTDISGRGVGMDVVRRNIQGMGGHIQLASRAGQGTTTRIILPLTLAILDGMSVKVGEETFILPLSHVTESMQPTMEQIRSISDTEHVLHVRGEYLPLVALHKVFAVEDAVTDITRSIAVILQAEDVRFALLVDHLIGQHQVVVKNLESNYRKIPGVSAATILGDGSVALIVDVFALMRVTRDKATA, encoded by the coding sequence ATGAGTACGGGCGTCGACCTCAGCCAGTTTTTCGAAACCTTCTTCGATGAGGCGGACGAACTGCTTTCCGACATGGAGCAGTGCCTGCTGGCGTTGGATATCGACCAGCCCGATATTGGCCAGCTCAATGCCATTTTCCGCGCGGCGCACTCGATCAAGGGTGGCGCGGGTACGTTTGGCTGTTTTGGCCACCTTGCCGATACGACCCATTTGCTGGAAAACCTGTTGGATGCCATCAGGCAGGGCGAGATGCCCTTGCGTAAAGACATGATAGACCTTTTTCTGGAAACCAAAGATGTGCTAACAGATCAAGTTGCCGCTTATCGCAGTTCCCAAGAGCCGGACATTGCCGCGTACGACCGCATTTGCGCCCAGTTGCGCGAACTAGCGCTGGAGCAGGGCGGACAAGCTCCCGCATCCAGCCCGGCGTCGGCGACCCCTCAGCCGTCGGCCATCCCGACTGCTGCTGAATCGGCCGCCGAATCAGTTGGGCAGGCCGATCCAGCCGTTGGAATCCCTTTGTTCGTCAGCCTTAGTCGGGTGAATGGCAAGGACGCCGATGCGCTGGCAGCCGAAATGGCTTTGATGGGGCAGGTGCTGCACCAGGAACGCGATGGCGACAGCCTTGGCCTATGGCTGGACACGACGGCTTCGGCCGATGACCTGGAAGCCGTTTGCTGCTTTATCGTCAACGCCGATCAGGTCAGTGTGACGCGATTGGCCTTGCCTGCGGCCGCTTTGGCGGGTAAGGCCAAAGCGACGCCGCCATCTGCTCCCGCAGAGTCCGAACCCGCAGAGCCTGAACCGGCGCCTTCCGAATCAGCGGCGACCGATCCGGTGACGCCCGCCAAGCCGGCTGCGCTCAAGGGGCCGACGGCCGCTTCGTCCAGCAGCACCATTCGGGTGGGTGTCGAGAAGGTCGACCAAATCATCAATCTGGTGGGCGAACTTGTGATTACGCAAGCCATGCTGGTGCAGCGCTCGTCCACGCTGGACTCCGTCTTGCACGACCGGCTGCTTAACGGCATAGAGCAGTTGGAGCGCAATGCGCGCGACCTTCAGGAAGCGGTGATGTCCATCCGCATGATGCCCATGGACTACGTATTCAGCCGCTTTCCCCGGGTCGTGCGCGAAAGCGCCGCCAAGTTGAACAAGCGCATCAGGCTGACTACGCATGGCCAGGCCACCGAGCTGGACAAGAGCCTGATCGAACGCATTATCGACCCGCTGACTCATTTGGTCCGCAACAGCATCGACCATGGTATTGAAACGCCCGAAGCCCGCATGGCTGCCGGCAAGGACCCGGAAGGCCACATGACCTTGTCTGCCCAGCATCATGGCGGGCAAATCGTCATCGAGGTGTCTGATGACGGCGCCGGCCTGAACCGTGAACGCATCTTGAAGAAGGCCATGGCGCAAGGCATGGCGGTCACAGAGAACACCCCCGACGAGGAGTTGTGGCAACTGATTTTCGCGCCCGGTTTCTCGACCGCCGATAAGGTTACCGATATCTCGGGGCGCGGCGTAGGCATGGATGTGGTCAGGCGGAATATCCAGGGCATGGGCGGACATATACAGTTGGCGTCCCGTGCCGGGCAGGGTACGACCACACGCATCATTCTGCCTCTGACGCTGGCCATTCTGGATGGCATGTCGGTCAAAGTGGGAGAGGAAACATTCATTCTGCCGCTCAGCCACGTCACCGAATCGATGCAGCCGACGATGGAGCAGATCCGCAGCATTTCCGACACTGAACATGTGCTGCATGTGCGGGGCGAATACCTGCCTTTGGTGGCGCTGCACAAAGTCTTTGCGGTTGAAGACGCCGTCACCGACATCACCCGCTCCATCGCCGTGATCCTGCAGGCCGAGGATGTGCGCTTTGCCTTGCTGGTTGATCATCTGATCGGTCAGCATCAGGTGGTGGTCAAGAATCTTGAATCCAATTATCGGAAAATACCCGGCGTATCGGCCGCCACCATTTTGGGTGATGGCAGCGTGGCCCTGATCGTGGATGTCTTTGCCCTGATGCGCGTTACGCGCGACAAAGCCACGGCCTAA